A single window of Zea mays cultivar B73 chromosome 10, Zm-B73-REFERENCE-NAM-5.0, whole genome shotgun sequence DNA harbors:
- the LOC100279532 gene encoding Putative polyol transporter 1, whose translation MAAHRPNAAAPLLAKLDATATPPAKRNKYPFFCAVLASMTSVLMGYNVAVTSGAQIFMAEDLGMSDAQIEVLSGVINIYSLVGALLAGWTSDRLGRRLTIVLANAFFLVGPLAMALAGGYTLLMVGRFIAGVGVGYALVIAPVYAAEIAPASSRGLLSSLPEIFINTGVMLSYVSNLAFSGLPVHLSWRVMFAAGVVPTVFMAAGVFTMPESPRWLVMKGRVAEAKAVLDKTSDTPAEAEQRLLEIEDVVMDSSGDSGAWKEVATKAGVQRVLATVVTLQFFQQASGIDSVVLYGPRVLAMAGVTSNSLLLSLNILFGVAKVGSILIAMALADRVGRRPLLLVSTSGMTVALLVLGSLFAVFAGAKDNAAVAAVSVVAVMAFVMAFSVGLGPLAWVYSSEILPLRLRGQGAGLGTAMNRIMSGVITMTFISLYQGITMAGAFYLYAAIAAASFVFVYACLPETRGRSLEDMEELFHTK comes from the exons ATGGCGGCGCACCGGCCGAACGCCGCGGCGCCGCTGCTCGCCAAGCTCGACGccaccgccacgccgccggcGAAGCGCAACAAGTACCCCTTCTTCTGCGCCGTGCTCGCATCCATGACCTCCGTGCTCATGGGCTACA ACGTCGCGGTGACGAGCGGCGCGCAGATCTTCATGGCGGAGGACCTCGGGATGAGCGACGCGCAGATCGAGGTGCTCTCGGGGGTCATCAACATATACTCGCTCGTCGGCGCGCTGCTGGCAGGCTGGACCTCCGACCGTCTCGGCCGGCGCCTCACCATCGTCCTCGCCAACGCCTTCTTCCTCGTCGGCCCGCTCGCCATGGCGCTTGCCGGCGGGTACACCTTGCTCATGGTGGGCCGCTTCATCGCCGGCGTCGGCGTCGGGTACGCGCTCGTCATCGCGCCAGTCTACGCTGCCGAGATCGCGCCGGCGTCATCCCGCGGGCTCCTCAGCTCACTTCCTGAG ATTTTTATCAACACTGGGGTGATGCTGAGTTACGTGTCGAATCTCGCCTTCTCGGGGCTGCCCGTGCACCTGTCGTGGCGGGTGATGTTCGCGGCGGGCGTGGTGCCCACCGTGTTCATGGCGGCCGGGGTGTTCACCATGCCGGAGTCGCCGCGGTGGCTGGTTATGAAGGGCCGGGTCGCCGAGGCCAAGGCCGTGCTCGACAAGACGTCGGACACGCCCGCTGAGGCCGAGCAGCGGCTGCTCGAGATCGAGGACGTCGTGATGGACAGCAGCGGCGACAGCGGCGCGTGGAAGGAGGTGGCGACGAAGGCTGGCGTCCAGCGCGTGTTGGCAACCGTGGTGACGCTGCAGTTCTTCCAGCAGGCGTCAGGCATCGACTCGGTGGTGCTGTACGGCCCGCGCGTTCTCGCCATGGCTGGTGTCACGTCCAACAGCTTGCTCCTGAGCCTCAACATCCTCTTCGGCGTTGCCAAGGTTGGCTCCATCCTCATCGCCATGGCGCTAGCCGACCGCGTCGGGCGGCGCCCACTCCTGCTGGTCAGCACTAGCGGCATGACGGTGGCGCTGCTCGTCCTAGGCTCCCTGTTCGCGGTGTTTGCGGGAGCCAAGGATAACGCTGCGGTGGCTGCGGTGAGTGTGGTGGCCGTCATGGCGTTCGTGATGGCCTTCTCCGTCGGCTTGGGCCCTCTGGCGTGGGTGTACAGCTCCGAGATACTGCCGCTCCGACTTCGCGGGCAGGGTGCCGGGCTCGGCACCGCCATGAACCGGATCATGAGCGGCGTGATCACCATGACCTTCATCTCGCTCTACCAGGGCATCACCATGGCCGGCGCGTTCTACCTCTACGCCGCCATCGCCGCCGCGTCGTTCGTGTTCGTGTACGCCTGCCTGCCGGAGACCAGGGGCCGGAGCCTCGAGGACATGGAAGAGCTCTTCCACACCAAGTGA